A stretch of Solea senegalensis isolate Sse05_10M linkage group LG10, IFAPA_SoseM_1, whole genome shotgun sequence DNA encodes these proteins:
- the pnp6 gene encoding purine nucleoside phosphorylase 6, with amino-acid sequence MSSSSTCRYSYDEYKKTADWLLDQTKQRPTVAIICGSGLGGLADLLEDKEVFPYADIPLFPTSTVPGHAGQLVFGKMQGRACVCMQGRFHFYEGYDIQKVTYPVRVFFMLGVKTLIVTNAAGGLNGSYCVGDIMLIKDHINMPGFAGQNPLCGHNDERFGTRFPCMSDAYDRDMRALAKQIAEEQGCGGFLREGVYCMLAGPTYETIAECRLLQTLGADAVGMSTVPEVVVARHCGLNVLGVSLITNMAVMDYESTVKANHAEVLETTRHRTHDLERLVSNLITKI; translated from the exons ATACAGCTATGACGAGTACAAAAAGACGGCAGACTGGCTGCTGGATCAGACAAAGCAGCGCCCCACGGTGGCTATCATCTGCGGTTCAGGTCTGGGTGGTCTGGCTGACCTGTTAGAAGACAAGGAAGTATTTCCATATGCAGACATCCCACTTTTCCCCACCAGCACCG TGCCAGGCCATGCCGGTCAGCTGGTGTTTGGAAAGATGCAGGgccgcgcgtgtgtgtgtatgcagggGCGATTTCACTTCTACGAGGGCTACGACATACAAAAG GTGACGTACCCAGTGCGCGTGTTTTTCATGCTCGGCGTGAAAACCCTGATTGTGACAAATGCAGCCGGTGGACTCAATGGCAGCTACTGCGTTGGAGACATCATGCTCATTAAGGATCACATCAACATGCCCGGCTTCGCGGGGCAGAATCCACTTTGTGGCCACAACGATGAGAG gttcGGAACGCGCTTCCCATGCATGTCAGACGCGTACGACCGTGACATGAGGGCTCTGGCCAAGCAGATTGCAGAGGAGCAGGGCTGCGGCGGCTTCCTGCGGGAAGGAGTTTACTGCATGCTGGCCGGTCCGACATATGAGACCATTGCAGAGTGCAGGCTTCTGCAGACCCTGGGGGCTGACGCCGTCG GCATGAGCACAGTCCCAGAGGTGGTGGTGGCTCGTCACTGTGGCTTGAACGTCCTGGGTGTTTCCCTTATCACCAACATGGCTGTGATGGATTACGAGAGCACGGTGAAAGCAAACCACGCGGAGGTGCTGGAGACCACCCGACACCGAACCCACGACCTGGAGAGGCTCGTCAGCAACCTCATCACCAAGATCTAG